Part of the Aureitalea marina genome, AGCGGGATCTTTAGATCATCCCAAGAAAGTCTGATCTGCAACCAGTCCATATCCTCCGGGGAATAATCAAAGTCGAAAAGCGCATCACCCGCATTTAGTCTTTTGAGTATATCCTCCTCTAGAGCCAACTTTAGATTCTTTATGCAGAGTTGATAATCCTCCCTGGCCCAAAGTTCCTTAACCGTCAATTTTGGGTCTATCTAATCATTGTAAAGTGGTTTTAATGACGTTCCCTGTATCATGTGAACTCTTTTCTTTTTTCTTCTTAAGACCCAATAGTTGTCTAAGGAACGTACGTCTTCTTCGGTAGCGCAACTACAGAGTTTGAGGGTGTTGAGGGGGGAGCACATGGGGATATGGTGATTCGTTAGTCGCAAATCGAGTCTGTAGTCAGTAGTTGGTAGTCGGTATAGTTAGCACTGCCGACTAGGGACTAGGGACTAGGGACTACTGACTACAAACTTCTCAAAACAGGTCGACAATGTAGGAGAATAATCATCTCAAACTTTGGGGTAAGGAGGGAAAGTTGTTAAGGGGGTGGGTTGATAAATTTTGTGGGGGTGAGTTATGGGAAACCGTAAGGACGAGATTAAGAATTATTCCAAATTTCGGTAATTGATTGTGGGTATGGGAAGTAGTATAAGATGATTTGGATTGTCACGTTTTTTCATCGGAAATACGTGTTTTTACTTAGTTAAAACCGTTTAGAAATTTCTAATTTGAAACACTTAGAAACGTTTAATGTGCTGTATAACGCGAAAATATTCCCAACAAGTCACATTATTTTGGGGATATTACAAGTTAGCTACCATACAAACAATCACCCCAATGAAAAGAACGATTTTATTCATAATCTTTGCCATGATACTCACATTTTTATCTTGCAAAGAATCCAGAAAAAGAAAAACAACAGAAATTATATCATCTGAAAATGTTGTGCCAGTAGAAGAATTTCTCTTCTCTACATTGATTTCTAAAAATGGTAAAATTGTCCTAGAAGAATATCATAACGGAAAAACAAAAGATAGTCTTTGTGATGTACAGTCTTTAACAAAAGGACTGATGAGTATTCTCATTGGAATAGCCATTGACAAGGCGTACATAAAGCATATCGATGAGCCAATAGAAAACTATTTCCCTGACGAATTCAAAAATTTGACTGATAAGAAAAAGAGCAACATCACAATTAGGCATCTTTTAAACCAATCTTCTGGTCTTTCTTGGAAAGGCTATTTGGAACACGAAGCATGGTTGAATAGTGAAGACCCCATTTCTTTTGTTTTAAATAAGAATTTAGAAAATAGTCCTGGTGAAAAGTATAATTATAATTCGGGAGCGACACATTTGCTTTCTGTTATCATAAGTAGAGTAACTGGAATGACCACTTTAGACTTTGCAAACAAATTTTTATTTAATGACTTGCATATTACATCTGTAGATTGGCAAAAAAGAAACAAAGGTTATTATGACGGAAGTGGTCTTGGTCTTAAAATGAAACCAATTGATTTAATGAAACTAGGTCAATTATTAGAAAAAAATGGGATTTGGAA contains:
- a CDS encoding serine hydrolase domain-containing protein — protein: MKRTILFIIFAMILTFLSCKESRKRKTTEIISSENVVPVEEFLFSTLISKNGKIVLEEYHNGKTKDSLCDVQSLTKGLMSILIGIAIDKAYIKHIDEPIENYFPDEFKNLTDKKKSNITIRHLLNQSSGLSWKGYLEHEAWLNSEDPISFVLNKNLENSPGEKYNYNSGATHLLSVIISRVTGMTTLDFANKFLFNDLHITSVDWQKRNKGYYDGSGLGLKMKPIDLMKLGQLLEKNGIWNGKQLVSKEWVQKLFSENEKYATEWGLRNSKHGFCWYHSELKGNKIDYGMGYGGQFIIMIPDKELIIVTTQNHDTPNGIEQQIKFLNGKLAKLIKKYGS